A stretch of the Thiomicrorhabdus xiamenensis genome encodes the following:
- a CDS encoding amphi-Trp domain-containing protein, which produces MAKKPQYFEHESLQDKESVVNYLKALSKGIEKGEILLSDDEDTQIINTSELTQMNIKASKTKKEQSLRIKLSWTNDTDDDDPDNAPLFIKAKKPKKKK; this is translated from the coding sequence ATGGCAAAGAAACCGCAATACTTCGAGCATGAATCTCTGCAAGACAAAGAGTCCGTTGTTAATTATCTGAAAGCCCTGTCCAAAGGGATCGAAAAGGGCGAAATTCTGCTGTCGGACGATGAAGATACCCAGATCATCAATACCAGCGAACTTACGCAAATGAATATCAAAGCCAGCAAAACCAAAAAAGAACAGAGCCTGCGCATCAAACTCAGCTGGACCAACGATACCGATGACGACGACCCGGATAATGCACCGCTTTTTATAAAAGCCAAAAAGCCCAAGAAAAAGAAATAA
- the nrdB gene encoding class Ia ribonucleoside-diphosphate reductase subunit beta — protein MSCQDKNTYSTFCQGHNNAMKEPMFFGQNVNVARYDQQKYPFFEKLIEKQLSFFWRPEEVDISTDRSQYSQLPENEQHIFVSNIKYQTLLDSVQGRSPNVALLPLVSIPELETWIETWAFSETIHSRSYTHIIRNIFTNPSEVFDDIVDNDEITKRALAVTSHYDELIALTNKMYAEEIDLNDNPEFRKQIKSQLYLTMVSVNVLEAIRFYVSFACSFSFAERSLMEGNAKVIKLIARDEALHLSGTQNILNLMADGKDDPEMAVIAKEQKEAAIEIFRSAAQQEKEWAEYLFKDGSMIGLNASILKEYVEYITNVRMKALNLEPIFENRSNPLPWMNNWLVSDNVQVAPQESEISSYLVGQVDSKVDTNDFSDFSL, from the coding sequence ATGAGTTGCCAAGATAAAAACACCTACTCAACTTTTTGTCAGGGTCACAATAATGCAATGAAAGAGCCGATGTTCTTTGGACAAAATGTGAATGTGGCGCGTTACGATCAGCAGAAATATCCGTTTTTTGAAAAATTGATCGAAAAGCAACTTTCCTTCTTTTGGCGCCCTGAAGAAGTAGACATCTCAACCGACCGTTCCCAGTATTCGCAACTGCCGGAAAACGAGCAGCATATCTTCGTCAGCAACATTAAATACCAGACCCTTCTGGACTCGGTTCAGGGACGCAGCCCAAACGTCGCGTTGCTGCCTCTGGTATCCATTCCTGAACTGGAAACCTGGATCGAAACCTGGGCCTTTTCGGAAACGATTCACAGTCGCTCCTATACGCACATTATCCGCAATATCTTCACCAATCCGTCCGAAGTATTTGACGATATTGTCGATAACGACGAAATCACCAAGCGCGCACTGGCTGTCACCTCGCACTATGACGAACTGATCGCCTTGACCAACAAAATGTACGCCGAAGAGATTGACCTGAATGACAATCCGGAATTCCGCAAACAGATCAAGAGCCAACTTTATCTGACCATGGTTTCGGTCAATGTTCTGGAAGCCATCCGTTTCTATGTTTCCTTCGCCTGCTCATTCAGCTTTGCCGAAAGATCGCTGATGGAAGGTAACGCCAAAGTCATCAAACTGATTGCCCGCGATGAAGCTTTGCATCTTTCTGGAACCCAGAACATCCTTAATCTGATGGCCGATGGCAAAGATGACCCTGAAATGGCTGTCATCGCCAAAGAACAGAAGGAAGCGGCCATCGAAATTTTCCGCTCTGCAGCGCAACAGGAAAAAGAGTGGGCCGAATACCTGTTCAAGGACGGCTCGATGATCGGTCTGAATGCCAGCATTCTCAAAGAGTATGTCGAATACATTACCAATGTGCGCATGAAAGCGCTGAATCTGGAACCGATTTTCGAAAACCGCAGTAATCCGCTGCCATGGATGAATAACTGGCTGGTCAGCGATAATGTACAGGTCGCTCCGCAGGAATCGGAAATCAGCTCCTACCTTGTAGGGCAAGTCGACTCCAAAGTCGATACCAACGACTTCAGCGACTTCTCCCTATAA
- a CDS encoding metallophosphoesterase: MNALTESWSTANEFNPPHRWQTPGKDIYFFCDLHADADALLNSLKLSGLIEQRSTHETLYLSPGAENAQILIGGDCFDKGPSNLALFRLLNQLRTRHPDLVLLSGNHDLRVYAGLLATNHLDDLRQSHFFVRMGRKTAAFFAEIFEQYCWNEKVEPLPQSLIEAQLMPDEQWFELFPQYACNFMSDKQLKKELKQIRKKKLDFIEAWSAYGYDWNQLMQAVNKAKQLFIEAEGEFSWFFQNLQLMQQHGSYLFCHAGIDDRIAHRLLKEPVERINQQFNQALQQGKIFEIYYSELGNVVRTKYRNKDWAFSELGAQALKNQRIYALVNGHRAHHNGQQLVIRQGILHFECDTELNANCRAKSNLPANGQAVTIFSSDGTVQALSNDLSAPKQFHPSRFTNPNVRYN, translated from the coding sequence ATGAATGCCCTGACAGAAAGTTGGTCGACTGCCAACGAATTCAATCCCCCTCACCGCTGGCAGACGCCGGGAAAAGATATCTACTTTTTCTGCGACCTGCATGCCGATGCCGACGCTCTGCTCAACTCCCTGAAATTAAGCGGACTGATCGAACAGCGTTCGACTCATGAAACGCTTTATCTTTCACCCGGCGCAGAAAACGCTCAGATTCTGATCGGCGGGGACTGCTTTGACAAAGGCCCGAGTAATCTGGCGCTATTCCGTCTGTTGAATCAACTGCGTACACGCCATCCCGACCTGGTTCTGCTGTCAGGCAATCACGATCTGAGAGTCTATGCCGGACTTTTAGCCACCAATCATCTGGACGATCTGCGACAATCCCACTTTTTCGTACGAATGGGGCGAAAAACCGCCGCTTTTTTCGCCGAAATCTTCGAGCAGTATTGCTGGAATGAAAAAGTTGAACCTTTACCACAGAGCCTGATTGAAGCTCAGCTGATGCCCGACGAGCAGTGGTTTGAACTTTTTCCGCAGTACGCCTGTAACTTTATGAGCGACAAACAGCTCAAAAAAGAGCTCAAGCAGATCCGCAAAAAGAAACTGGACTTCATCGAGGCGTGGAGTGCATACGGTTATGACTGGAATCAACTGATGCAAGCGGTTAACAAAGCCAAGCAGTTGTTCATCGAAGCAGAGGGGGAATTTTCCTGGTTCTTCCAAAACCTGCAATTAATGCAGCAGCATGGCAGTTATCTTTTTTGCCATGCTGGAATCGACGACCGGATCGCACACCGTCTGCTGAAAGAACCGGTCGAACGCATCAACCAACAGTTCAATCAGGCATTACAGCAAGGCAAGATTTTCGAAATCTACTACAGTGAACTGGGGAATGTCGTGCGCACCAAATACCGCAATAAAGACTGGGCCTTTTCAGAACTGGGCGCGCAGGCTCTGAAAAACCAGCGAATCTATGCACTGGTTAACGGACATCGGGCCCACCACAACGGTCAACAACTGGTTATTCGTCAGGGCATTCTGCATTTTGAATGCGATACGGAACTTAACGCCAACTGCCGAGCCAAAAGCAACCTGCCGGCAAACGGTCAAGCTGTTACAATATTCTCTTCCGACGGCACGGTTCAGGCGTTAAGCAACGATCTGAGCGCGCCGAAACAGTTCCACCCTTCAAGGTTCACAAACCCGAACGTTAGATACAATTGA
- a CDS encoding histidine phosphatase family protein, giving the protein MKRCYLAFLRHAQYEQQPQTPSALQPYGLTEEGFAQSRKAAKALQKLIKHQKWQLYPSIYSSNLLRSWQTATEIKHQLKQSCQIETTSALNERSVGALANLTLEQIEAVIDQDPRFAPLPPHWKSNSDFCLPVDGAESLMQAGTRVSQFIQQTALQVMANSESNNQLIVMVGHGAAFRHAAYKLGLLEKAEIGRYSMHYAQPMVFECRLKGHQLEIDLLAGKWKVRQEEERPD; this is encoded by the coding sequence ATGAAACGATGTTATTTAGCTTTTTTACGCCACGCACAGTACGAACAACAGCCGCAGACGCCAAGCGCCCTACAACCCTACGGATTGACTGAAGAAGGGTTTGCGCAAAGCCGCAAGGCCGCCAAAGCGCTGCAAAAACTGATCAAGCACCAAAAGTGGCAACTTTACCCAAGCATTTACAGCTCGAATCTGTTGCGCTCCTGGCAGACTGCCACCGAAATCAAGCACCAACTCAAACAGTCCTGTCAGATAGAAACGACCTCTGCGTTGAACGAGCGTTCCGTCGGTGCTCTGGCCAATCTGACGCTTGAACAGATTGAAGCAGTGATTGACCAGGATCCTCGGTTCGCACCTCTGCCACCGCACTGGAAAAGCAATTCCGACTTCTGCCTGCCGGTAGACGGTGCCGAATCCCTTATGCAGGCCGGCACACGTGTCAGCCAGTTCATTCAACAGACTGCTCTTCAGGTCATGGCCAACAGCGAGTCGAATAATCAGTTGATCGTAATGGTCGGCCATGGTGCAGCCTTTCGTCATGCCGCCTATAAACTCGGTCTGCTGGAAAAAGCGGAGATCGGTCGTTACTCAATGCACTATGCGCAACCGATGGTTTTCGAATGCCGCCTAAAGGGACACCAACTGGAAATCGACCTGCTCGCCGGAAAATGGAAAGTGCGTCAGGAAGAAGAACGCCCTGATTAA
- a CDS encoding aspartate kinase translates to MSNQENSQSAPRQLSVEKVGGTSMSAYEAVRDNIVLYPASPYNRVLVVSAYGGVTNLLLEHKKTGQPGVYGLFARGDDSHNWQEALETLRAELLKINSELFSDGEQLKHANAFIDARITDTREVLVHLHEICRHGHFELREHLLTVRELLASIGEAHSAYNLAELLKNQGVNSVFVDLTGWDRKEILPLDEHIETAFADVDFSTTLPIVTGYAHCEENLISTFDRGYSEMTFSRIAVMLKATEAVIHKEFHLSSADPRLVGEENAVPIGKTSYDIADQLANLGMEAIHPGAGKGLRQARIPLRIMNTFEPEHHGTLITADYKSEEPKVEIIAGMDSLIAVEIFDQEMMNEQGNYEAQILKVTNRNKCQVVSKDFNANTITLYINSTLNKVNHATSQLEELFPSAQITTSKLCMVSAMGSNMRVKGLLAKAIQSLADKGINIEAMHQNTRQVEMQIFVDSDCYATAVKALHQKLIEVHDHGMAIASH, encoded by the coding sequence ATGTCAAACCAAGAAAATTCACAAAGCGCGCCCCGTCAACTAAGTGTTGAAAAAGTCGGCGGCACCTCAATGAGCGCCTACGAAGCGGTGCGCGATAACATCGTGCTCTATCCGGCATCCCCTTACAATCGGGTTCTGGTCGTCTCGGCCTACGGCGGCGTGACCAACCTGTTGCTTGAGCACAAAAAAACCGGACAACCCGGTGTTTACGGCTTGTTTGCCCGTGGCGACGACAGCCATAACTGGCAGGAAGCGCTGGAAACCTTGCGTGCAGAACTGTTAAAAATCAACAGTGAACTGTTCAGCGACGGTGAACAGCTGAAACATGCCAACGCCTTTATCGATGCCCGTATCACCGACACACGAGAAGTACTGGTTCACCTGCATGAAATCTGCCGTCACGGCCACTTCGAACTGCGTGAACATCTTTTGACCGTGCGCGAGCTGCTGGCTTCGATCGGTGAAGCCCATTCGGCCTACAACCTGGCTGAATTGCTCAAGAACCAAGGGGTCAACAGCGTATTTGTCGACCTGACCGGCTGGGATCGTAAAGAGATCCTGCCTTTGGACGAGCATATCGAAACCGCTTTCGCCGATGTCGACTTTAGCACCACCTTACCGATCGTCACCGGTTATGCACACTGTGAAGAAAACCTGATCAGTACCTTTGACCGCGGTTACTCGGAGATGACCTTTAGCCGCATCGCCGTTATGCTGAAAGCGACCGAAGCCGTCATTCATAAGGAATTCCACCTTTCTTCCGCGGACCCACGTCTGGTCGGTGAAGAGAACGCGGTACCGATCGGAAAAACCAGTTACGACATTGCCGACCAACTGGCCAACCTCGGTATGGAAGCGATTCACCCGGGTGCAGGTAAAGGCTTGCGTCAGGCACGAATCCCGCTGCGCATCATGAACACTTTCGAACCGGAGCATCACGGTACGCTGATTACTGCGGACTATAAGAGCGAGGAACCGAAAGTCGAAATCATCGCAGGTATGGATTCACTGATTGCTGTCGAAATCTTCGATCAGGAAATGATGAACGAACAGGGCAACTACGAAGCCCAGATTCTGAAAGTGACCAATCGCAATAAGTGCCAAGTGGTAAGTAAGGATTTCAACGCCAATACGATCACCCTGTATATCAACAGTACCTTGAACAAGGTAAACCACGCGACCAGTCAACTGGAAGAACTGTTCCCATCGGCGCAGATTACCACCAGCAAACTGTGCATGGTTTCGGCAATGGGCAGTAATATGCGCGTCAAGGGGCTTCTGGCCAAAGCGATCCAAAGCTTGGCCGACAAAGGCATCAATATCGAAGCCATGCATCAGAATACCCGTCAGGTAGAGATGCAGATCTTTGTCGATTCCGACTGCTACGCAACCGCCGTCAAAGCGTTGCACCAGAAACTGATTGAGGTGCACGATCACGGTATGGCAATCGCCTCGCACTAA